The genomic region AGAGCTAAATAATTTCTAACATCATCACTCGgtcattaatatattatagtgTACAAGATGCTACTCCAATGACCGCCaaacaataatattatgaGTTAAGCTCAAAACTCATATTTTTACACCGctcaatacaaaaataataaaagatcaaAATTCAAGACCGAAAATTTTCAACGAAGTAAcatatatctatttttataacaaattatAACCTTCATACTTTCTGTTTTCTAAAaggaatattaaaaatttatcaaatttttaaccTTATCCCATAATAACGATATTAGATTAAAGCAATAGAGTTGCTCAACAAAAGTTGAGATGACAATAACTATGAAAAAGCATGTACTATAATGAAAGCCTCAAGCTGAACAACTCCTAACGTCATTATTTCATCATGTACTATAATGAAAGCCTCAAGCTGAACAACTCCTAACGTCATTATTTCATCGTTAGATCGCGGTAAAAGGAATGCTGCTTCATTGAGATCGAACTGACCGTCGAATAACAATATCAAAAGCTTTTAAGCTTCAAATTCACATTTCTAAACAtgctcaaaataaaataatgaataatcaaaataaaaatgattagattctctaaaataataaaaaaatttaatagtaaaataccTATTTTTATAACAAGTTGTAACTTGAACTCTTTTTTcctaaaaaatacaaaaaaactatcaaaaaatataactacgcggtgttttctcgtacttaacccataataataacattagaTTTAAGCCGtgttttcttattcttatcccataataataatattagatttaagcAAGAGTTTCTTATAATAATGCTCCGATGAAGTCAAATTAACATACACCCAATTGTAGGTTctagtatatattatattagatgAAAAAATCCTGGCCATTCCCAGCATATTGCATTCAACGTTGAATGAGTAATAAGAATTGCCAGAGAGACAGAAAGACAGAGGAGCATTAAGAAACATGAAGCAAAAGGATGATTGCATTTGATACAAGATTTCTTCATTTCGATTAAAGGCAAAATGAACATTATGGGAAAAAGCaaggtattttaattatcagGAAAAAAGCAAAATGTTGCTAAAACTACTCCACAGTGAAGATGGAAAAACATACTGGAAATACAAATTGATGCCGATCAGGTTGCGGAGTTCTCGTGCAATAGTACATACTCTCGGCTGCAAAAGTTGAGAAGCAGGCTAATTTAGATAATAGAGGTGATCATCAGAAGCAACATGCAAATGAAAACGCAGGAAACAGAAGATCACTAAAAGAATCTCCAAAAAAGGCAATGACTAACAAGACAGTTGAGGAAAAATCACTTGAAATCAGATTAATTAAACTTAACTTGAATTGGATTGAATAGATCTCTAAGAAGTGAGGATGAATAATAAGGTATTTCGCAAAGATACAACAGATAGTGGCAAAAAGAATAACATTGTGGTGAAAATACAATTACATACAAGGCGCTAGCAAACAAGGCAGATTCAGTAACATTTATCCACTGGACTCTATCAGCTTAGAAATTAGATAGTTTGGGGCATGATACATGTTAGTCACAAACTTGTTAATCCTCCTTTCACTACTGGGATACATTATTGGAGAAACTAGCATACAAGCTTTCTTTAATACACAAACAAAGGTTAGATCTAAAAAGTGGATAAAGCGATGCAGTTACAAATCCACCTGAAACAACTTCTCATCCACACTCCCTAATCTAATGAATGAAGGACATGTTATACTTTATTCAAACAACATAAACTAAATATTCAAACATCATTATCTAAACTGCATTCGTATAGAGGCAACATCATTTTTCTATAAGCTAATCTTCCTCTCACATAATTTCCAATTTTGTCGTATTGTTTAACTTTTGCACTTTAGTGGCACAAATTAGTTACAAAAAATTCACTTCGTCAATATTTTGCATTTGGCACTTGAACACTTTCAGCCCCTGCCCCATAATGGATGAGTTAGACacaaatatgtacaaacaatTTGTTTTCTCGATGAGGAATCAGGCAAAACCAACAAGCAAGAGACTTTCTAAGAAGTTGTTCTTGCTAACATTTTCAATCATCCATGAACTTAAGGAACTGCTTCAATGTCAGCAGTGTATGTAAGCTCATCCTAACGGTCAGCATAGTCAAAACCAGAACAAGTGCCTGCCATTTGaccaggaaaaaaaaaacaaatataacccAGAAAGTCTTTTCTTAGCTAGATAACTAAAACAGAACTTCCCCTTCCACATAGAGCAACAGCCAGCCACCTAGAATACACACAGACTGCTTGTTTCACAACCCAGCATCCACCTACCCACTAGCACACTAATTCTTACGTCTTCCAGCCTAGAGTCACTCAAAATGACATCCTCTGTGCAATTAGAGAATGATACTTGTAGAAAAAtcatttcagaaaaaaaaatgcacCATATCTCTATACTCTGGGATGTTTCAACTAATTTTACTTCCAAGATTTTAGAGAGAAGTTCCATCTTCTTTGCATCCCTACAGTCCCGTCCAACagcacaaaaataattatgactTCATAGGTTTCTCCAAAGATTTTTCACCACAaggaagaaacaaaaatttaatgacTTTTTGCATCGATGCATtcaaagaaattcaataacCATAAGAGTATATTCTTTCAATAATAGAAAGTGAAAATATCCTCAATCTCTTACAAGCCTCCAAAGATGGAAACCTACAAAGACCTATGAACCAAAGGCCAGAAGGAACCATTTACATACCTTGTTTATCGTATTTTTCAAAGTCTAGAATCTCTCAAGAATAAACAATTTCTATTGATTTCAACTTTGCCCAAATAGCAGCCATAATTATAAGATCCCTCAAAAAATATTGCCATTGCATTAGCAAACTCAAATATTGTTCACTCAACAGACATAGTTATAAGACTCCTCGAAAATGTTCTCATGGCATTACCCAACTCAAATGTTTTTCACCCAATACAGACATAGTTCCCCAGTCTCATATGTAACCCATCCCTATCAAGTGCACTAGCATGCACATAAAAGGGGAGCCAACTGCTGGCAACCAAAGAATTACATTATCacttcaaacatcaaaatgcaaTTCTAGCCCTGCAAAGGAATTCTAACTGACCACGTTGTTATTAACAGTCACAAAATTGCTCAGAAAAATTAGAGGGGAGAAGCAAGAACAGTTTATTTAATGATCCATGCGAGTAAAACATGATAAACATTGATTAGCTGCCTACCTACTATTGCCAAATTTAATTGTGTCTTTTTCAAAAAGCTCATAATAACGTTGAGGTTCAATGGGGTTATCCTGCAGACACAGAAGAAAAGTTATAAATGATAACtgcaagaaaaaaatcaaaaaaaataaaataagagaaaagatcAATATAGGGCAACTAGATATATGGATATTTTGCTTGCttacattaataaaagtttTGTTTGTGCTTCCAAGATCCATTATATAAGGCCTAAAGTGGCAAATAGAAATCAAAGTGTTAGAAAAGGATCAAACCAATATGATCCTAATTGATGCAATTAATCAAGTAACCACAAATCAGCTGATTTCTTACCTTACTTGCATAGATATGGTACCATCAGGCTCCTCCTTCTCCACTCGCCTAACAAAGCAGAAACAAGAAATCAGAAAATACCTCACCAGGTCAGCAGGAGAAATAAGACAGCTAAAAGTTGAGGTACCTGAATTGAATGACTGCGTGTTGCTTGCTACAGGATGGGTGGTCTGTAGGAATATCTGCAACCCTTCTTTCTCTCCCAAAAAGGTAACAGCTCTGGCGATGTATGTAAAGGGGCTCTGCTTGTCGTTAAGCACATTAACAACATAATATAAGCcgtggaaaaagaaaaaagaataaaataaaagcccACTTTCACAATCAGAAATTTCCATGGACCATCATTGACCTTTAGGAAAATAAACAGCAAAGGGAAAGAAAGCTCCCACACAACAGAAGAAAAGGATGGGTTTGAGATTATTACAATTAACCATGATTTCTATGTACATGATGCTTAGTTTCTCATAAATGGACTTGGGTAGAACTCATTCccaaaagctagctcaaaggAAGAGGGTGCTTAATCCACTTATATACATTATAACAGCCTAGTAACCAAGCGATGtgggataaatacaacttctaacacCCTCCTCACGCTTAGCGTGACATGCAAACGGACCGGCTCCAAATCCACCATCGCACCGATACCATGATAAATGGACTTGGGTAGAACTCATTCTcaaaagctagctcaaaggAAGAGGGTGCCCAATCCACTTATATACACTATAAGCTCAGTAACCAAGCGATGTGagataaatacaacttctaacagTTTCAAACAATTTACATGATTGCTTTGAATGCCAAAATAATTCTACTGTTTATCCTATTTAGTATGGAGATAAAGAACCAAATTATCATTACATTTATTTTgtcttcttctatttctccGTCCAAGTGCAGCATGATCCTAAGCCTGTATATCACCCCTGTGTTTATggaatttataaaactaactactAACTTGACAAGTATCTCagttaacaaaagaaaataattcatagTTTGAGAAAAGTTCAAGTTGTCTGATGCATGGATTCAAGTTTACAGCAAACAAACATACAATGAAGTGAACGAGATTCTCCAGCACATACCATTCAACACTTCACCAGCCTTAAAAACATAAAGCCGCCATCTTATATTAGGTTTGCTAGCTTCAGGAGGCTCATTGAACAGTAGTGTAACACCTGGTTAAGGAAAACAAAGTAGCacaaaaatgagaaagaatatgaataagaaaattacaCACAACTGAAATAAATACTAGCTAAATGTTCTGCAAGTCCTATGTCAAgtcaaaagaaggaaaaaggaacTTTTATGACATCACAAACAAAAGACAATTTGAAACCAAGCAACAAGAAAATAGATTATGCACTAGCTCAGCAAAGTGCTAGTGCAATCAAGTTCAGGATCAATCATGAAGGCTCATAAGTGCTCTCTGCATTTATTGATATCTCATTAGAAGTAAATTACAGATCAAATTCTAACCATAAAGGACTCTAGAATAACAAAGAAATTCCAATTAGAGTGTAATCATACTGACCAAAAGTAGGGGAAGACCAaggataattttattcaaatccATGTTTCAGTCACCTCCAAAAATGGATCAATTCTACCATTTCAGCTCAGTAAATGCATTTCAACATGGGCCGCTTCCCTGTAGTGCATTCCAAGTTTTATAACATCTACAAATTCCTACAAACTAGTGTTTTCTGAAAAGGATATGCATCTGCTATTTTTATGCAGTTTTTGCATTccagaaaaattaaattagtcaATCCTAAGAAATACAAGATCATTTCGAATTTCCAATCAAAAGTTCCAAATACAGAGCCATGCTCACAAAAGCACCTGTATCAATTTGTGTGTGAGAGAGAAAGAGTGATTCGGCAATACTGACAAATACTTATAAAAACATGCCAATTCTCTATAGTGAGACCAAAAAGAGTGGAAATCGCCTACCTCTAACTCTATTGGTTTCCGCAGCAAGTTTTCCAGATAGCTCAAATGAAGGTTGTTGCTGCAGTTGCAAATATGTGATCACAATATTAACGCAATAAAAACTAGATACATTATCTAACTTCTTCACTAGCCAACAAAACAATGCTCACACCTTAATGCTCAACGTGTAAAAGAAGTAAGGCAGCCTCACAAGTTGGTTTTACCTTTTGCTTTGCTTCCAAGGCCTCTTCAGCAGCTTTCAACTTAGCCAAAGAATCATCATCCTCGTTCCTGCCCAGCATGCCAAGGTATCAGCAATATAACCCCAGATATCacataaaaagaatgaaataataataagacaaacaagaaaattgtatgtaataacatatttaatccatTCTCCTATTTGAATACAAACAAAACTAATGCTAAAGCCACATGATGCTAAGAAACTATACTACATAAAACCAACAACATCACACATATCCTATGCACCCCACCATCTGTGTTATTTATCAAGAATAAAACCAAGAAAAACTATACTAAATACTCCAACAATAAAATACGACTTATGTTTTCTTCTCTCCCTTGTTTTGTAAAGATTGCAACATAGTATAACAAAGTCTGctctataattttaaaagaattaaattgcTTCAAATGACACACTGCACTTGGATGATTCTCATCAACAAATAACGCTGAAAATGTTCATCCGTGCTTTCTTTTTGCAAATTTTTATCCCTGTTGAAGTAAGTTATTTATCCCACAAACCTACACAACGCTACAAAAATAATCAGCTTATCAAAACTgctaattattaaaagattaaagatgTCATTTCACAGCACAGGAATGTTACCAACACTTTGGTCCAAACTTAAGGGGAAAAAGGTCAATAAGCAGCTTACCATTGTTCACTTCCCCTAGTGTTTGTCACCTGAGAAGATTAAGGTTTTGTCAAGCACTTCAATTAGGCATCAATTTAACaccaaggaaaaagaaataaaaaaggcaACTTCTAAAACGAATTAAATGTTTCAGGGCTTATAAAGTACAAATCCTCATCATTTTCTTAATAAGATTTTgtccaaaacaaaaaaagaataataattatgtagAGCTATGGGCAGAAACTACTTGCCACTATACATTAGGGCCTAAttttaaggaaaaaataaataataaagagagATTTTGTATACAATTTATAGAATCAGAAAGACAGAAATTTGCTTGCATTTATGATGAATATTGGAAGCAAAAGCTTTTCAGGACACAAGCATAAGATACTCAAACAAGAGATAGCAGGGTCATTAGAAGTAGTAAATATCACCAGACACCTCGTCACGTTCTCTCCTATCAGCATCTTGTCTTGGTGATCGAGATCTATGTCTGCTCCTGTGATGGTGATCTGATGGAGAAGTTGATCGCCCATTCTCTTCCCTATTTAGATCATTGTCTCTTCGCCTGTGATTAGATTAACAAACAAAGTAAGAATAGTATGTCTaacaagtaaataaaataagtcaGAACAATTTTCAAATATAGTTTCAAATGGATAATCATTTTTCACCACCTGTCCCTATCGTAGTCTCGACTTCGCTgataatcatcatcatctctaTATCTTCCCCGTTCCCCCATCTCACTACGATCTTTGTGGTGATCAAGATCCCTATGGTGACGGTCACGATCCTTGTCTCGATCCCTTTCCCTATCCCTATCTCTATCCCTGCTTCTCTCCCTATTCTTGACCCGCTCACGATCCTTATCCCTGTCCCTATCCCGGTCTCGACCCCTCTCCTTATCTCGccccttttctctttccttttccctACTTTTTGAAGAATCTCTTTCATGGTCACGAGATCTGTGCTGTAAGTtcaaaaatttttattagcagaaaagataaaaa from Ricinus communis isolate WT05 ecotype wild-type chromosome 9, ASM1957865v1, whole genome shotgun sequence harbors:
- the LOC8260812 gene encoding FHA domain-containing protein DDL isoform X1; this encodes MTNYEGGRYQRNGTDFDNGNYGGGGGGSSPPPRVDDYSDSKSQHRSRDHERDSSKSREKEREKGRDKERGRDRDRDRDKDRERVKNRERSRDRDRDRERDRDKDRDRHHRDLDHHKDRSEMGERGRYRDDDDYQRSRDYDRDRRRDNDLNREENGRSTSPSDHHHRSRHRSRSPRQDADRRERDEVTNTRGSEQWNEDDDSLAKLKAAEEALEAKQKQQPSFELSGKLAAETNRVRGVTLLFNEPPEASKPNIRWRLYVFKAGEVLNEPLYIHRQSCYLFGRERRVADIPTDHPSCSKQHAVIQFRRVEKEEPDGTISMQVRPYIMDLGSTNKTFINDNPIEPQRYYELFEKDTIKFGNSSREYVLLHENSAT
- the LOC8260812 gene encoding FHA domain-containing protein DDL isoform X2; translated protein: MTNYEGGRYQRNGTDFDNGNYGGGGGGSSPPPRVDDYSDSKSQHRSRDHERDSSKSREKEREKGRDKERGRDRDRDRDKDRERVKNRERSRDRDRDRERDRDKDRDRHHRDLDHHKDRSEMGERGRYRDDDDYQRSRDYDRDRRRDNDLNREENGRSTSPSDHHHRSRHRSRSPRQDADRRERDEVTNTRGSEQWNEDDDSLAKLKAAEEALEAKQKQQPSFELSGKLAAETNRVRGVTLLFNEPPEASKPNIRWRLYVFKAGEVLNEPLYIHRQSCYLFGRERRVADIPTDHPSCSKQHAVIQFRRVEKEEPDGTISMQPRVCTIARELRNLIGINLYFQYVFPSSLWSSFSNILLFS